The stretch of DNA atggcgagagtagcgtgtacccaccttacggatctgagatgaccgggaaacatctagattggctgtaggatggtggtgtactgtactctcgggtgacgctggacccgttcttgtatgggaggatctatagaaaaggttgacatatgcaagattaagttctacatatgtcgtgtggtactgaatccccagctgggtttaatcgattcgaatcgccgtgtttcctcggatatggagcctcaatcctcgtaccatcatcgtagtaataattgaatctttggtataagaaagagatgATTGGTTTATGAAAGTCTGATAATGATCTTGGCTAGttatcttgagttaaaacttgaaagtaggctttactcttagtaagcttttatgcaaaagaaatacttgatcttgttaaagctttaccttgaatccccatAGCCTGCATActtgagtcttcacctcttttatagtcggttaagtcttgttgagtacttttgtactcagggttttattaacccctgttgcaggtgaacctcttgagaatccTTTTGTTGGTCATGGttactttactcttgtggaggagagttatgatgatgatgaaactGATGAGTGACTTTGGGCAAGTAAAAGTTGTTGTGTGaatctatggtttatgtaataataaagttccgaagcttttatgtattaaatacttatggtttgtaaactttgaacttaagtttcaatctatgttatgtagactctatcatagagtctaaagttatttattacctcgaacaatgtggacttagagtctaaataagatttggagtcttattttttctacctttttctttaataaatatgctgccacattagcaaaatactataaataatatataattaagtatcttgaactctgtgatagagtcttgcattgtgagtgccatgAGTGCCCTTAAAACAAGCACACAACCGATGAGCATTAACTTGAATCTGATTCCTCGTTGATCCGTCCGTGGCTGCACGAATCTCATCGTACGCCGCTTGAAGTCGCCTCCCAAGTACACATTTCGCGGGTCGCCGGTTCGCCGCTGCGTCGAGCGCTTCCCCACCAGATCTAGAGCCTTCTAGAATCCTCCGTCCCGGCCCACCCGAGGCTCCGCCGGATCCAGAACCTCCTAGAACCCCTGCACTGCGCGGTGCGCGCCCTCCTCGGCTTCTCCTCCTCACCTCCATCCGGATCTCGACACCCCTCCCTCGGCGGCGGCACCAGACCTCCGGTCCTGGGCGCGGCGCCGGGCGGCGAGATGGCGGTGAGTGAACCCCTCATGTGGATGATAACTCGTGTGCTGCCGCTTGGTTTATCGACTTGTTATCCGTGCTTCTTGCGTTGCGGCTGCCTCCCAAGCTTTAGCAGCACAGAGTCATTACTACTTGCCACTGCCCGTTGCACATAGCACATGTTTGATGTTTTTCTTACATCTCGTCATCCTGCGGCCATTTTTGTTTATGCATTCCGTTGTTGTGGACATTTTTTGTCCCATGATTCATGGTCGTGGTAGGCTCTGACAGTTCGATATACTGATACGCTGATTATTAGGACCACCAGGATATGTGATCATGACCATTCTCTAACGTAATAGTATGATTTTCTGAACTCTGATTGCGTGGACTTGTTTCCTTAATCTTGTTATTAGGCCGCAAAAGGACCAGTGGCCGTCGGATCCGCTATCCCCAGCAGCATTGCCCCCGAGGAGCCTAAAGTCGTCGCGCCGGAAGAGGAGAACGGGGAGATGGCTGATATCCAGGACAAGGAAGTCAGCATGGAAGGGCTATGCTCCATAGGCGCCTATGATCAGTGGACGCCGCTCTCTGTTTCTGGCCAGCTCCCGAAACCACGCTATAAGGTCTGCTTTTGGTGTTCGTGACCGCCTAGTTTCACTTTTGCTCATTTAGTGACCTGTTGTCTTCGATGGTTGCAGCATGGAGCTGCGGTGGTTCAGCAGAAGATGTATGTCTTTGGTGGAAATCACAATGGCCGTTACCTTGGCGACATTCAGGTAGCATGGTCTTGAGCCATCTCGTTTTTTCTGTAGTTTGTTCCTCTAGATGTATTTGTTGGCAGCTGCATATGTCGGCGAGAGTTCTCACAACCATCTTGAATTGAGATGTTGTCCTGAGCTAGCGCCTTCAACGCCATGGGTCTTAACATTGGAAATCCTTTTCTGATCAAAGGTTCTGGACTTCAAAACGTTTTCATGGTCAAAGCTGGAAGCTAAATCACAAGCAGGACCATCAGAATCAGCCGGAGAAGTTCCATTTTCTGCATGTGCTGGTCATTCAGTGGTAATCACCAAAAGCTCTTTTCGCTCGAGTCTTAGGAAATTGGCCAGGTTTATCCCAATTGGTTAGCTTATAACTGTATAGTGTATTTGCATATGGCTTTAATATCTTCCAGATTCAGTGGGGAAATAAGATCCTATGTCTTGCAGGACATACTAGAGAACCTGCAGAAAGTCTCAGTGGTTAGGCTAATATTTCACTCATATTTTCCTATTCATTTCTCAGTGTCTTAGTTCTCATTTCTTATGCGCATTTATGACAGTCAAGGAGTTTGATCCACAAACCTGTACTTGGTCTACCTTGCGTACTTATGGAAGGTCACCGGTATGATTTTGTTTGTCTGTGTTTTATCGCCAGAAAGCTTCTATAGTATTTATACAGATTAGCTTATTACCTGAAGCTTCCTTTTGTTTTTCGTTTTTTCTCCTCAAACCTGTGATGATTTTTCCTATTTCCTTTAGAGCTCACGTGGTGGTCAGTCAGTGACTCTTGTTGGAGAAACTCTAGTTGTGTTTGGCGGTGAAGGTCATGGGAGATCTCTTCTGAATGATCTGCACATTCTTGATCTTGAGAGCATGACTTGGGATGAATTTGAGACCACGTAAGTTCTGTGAATTAAGTTTAGTTTCAATTGGTTGACTTATATTAGAAATGTTTGAGGTAAAACTGTTAGTGTGGATGTGTTTTTATGCACCGGTCCCTATTGGATAGAATTCTTAGCCTTCCTCTTTATGTTGAACTGGTTTCTTTAGTTGCAGCTGGTAATACATTTGGTCTTAGGACATGGAATGGAACTTGTATTCTTCTTGCTCTGCTTTGAGGAGCAAGATTAATATCTGACTGTTTTCAAATTATGATGTTGCTCTCCAGAGGCACTCCCCCTTCTCCGAGGTCAGAGCACGCTGCTGCTTGCTTTGCAGAAAGGTATCTTCTGATATTTGGCGGGGGATCTCATTCTACATGTTTCAGTGACCTACACCTCCTTGACACTCAGACAGTGAGTATTCTTGTCTCTAAAGCTGGTATATAATTCTTTTAGGAGTCCAAATGAATGACTTGGTTGTTACAGATGGAATGGTCAAGACCAAAGCAGCAAGGTGTTACTCCAGAACCAAGAGCAGGGCATGCAGGTGTAACTATTGGAGAATATTGGTTTATTACTGGGGGTGGAAATAGTAGGAAAGGTAAGGTTAAGATATCCGACAGTTTAGTTACACCACAATTTATGAGTTATAAGTCAAAACCAATTTTCTATGGTGTAGACATCAGGAATGTCCTTATAAATATAACTGCCTACTTATCTATCTTTGTCGTGCCAATCATTTTCTTCTCTTGGGGCTGGTCTTTGAGTTTGAGTTATATCATTTTACTTTCTAAAAATTACCATAGAAATAATTCCTGTTTATGTGCGCCCGATCCACTGCAGGTGTCTCGGTTACCCTTGTACTCAACATGTCTACTTATGAATGGTCAGTTCTCACTGATCTTGAGGCCCATGCACCCCCTACAAGTGAGGTGAGCTCATTGATATTCTGCATACTCTATTCACTCGAAAATTTTAGTTTTTCAACTGAGGAAAAAACTTACTTGTGGTTTAATGTTCAAATTCCAACTCAATCAAGGTCACGATTTATGGATTTAAGTATCTCACAATGGTGAAGCTCGTCTGGTCTAATAAACTGCCTTTTTTATAAACTTATATAGTCATAATTATTCATCTATTGTACTAATTTGTTATGTACTCTTGCTATTAGCCTGTTACTGATATTCAGAAGCATATTTATGACAGGGCTCAAGTTTAGTAATGTACACAATTAATGGAGAGAATTTTCTGGTGTCATTTGGAGGATATAGTGGGCGTTATAGTAATCAGGTATGCTTTTCTATGAGCACTCTAGTGTTTTTCACATGCCCTTATATTCAGCTGAGCAATTCTGTTTGTTTAGGCTTATGCTCTCAAGGCAAGTCTCAAACCAAGTGTCCCGTCTCAACAAATTGATGAAGCAGAGTCAAATGGTTTTGCCCCGTTATCTGTAGCAGAAAATTCTAGCAGGAAAGTCATATTTGAAATTGAGGAACTTAAAGATGTAAAGGTAATGTTTGGATGCATAAACACAATTTCTGTTCTTTTTCACTCTTAATAATTTTGTGCACAAACACAAATGCTGGATGGTTTCTCTGGTCTGttcatcaaaacatatgcaacTATTTTCGCTATCAGCCTGGCAATAGGGCAGATAACAGCAAAACCTTGGGACAAGTAGCTACGGATGAACAAAACCAAATAGAAGACAGACTTAATCATGAGCGCTTGCAGAGTCTCCGCCTGAAGCAGGAACTAGCTGATGTGGAGAACAGAAATGCAGAACTTACTGAGGCAAGTTATATCTCACTTACCAAATTGTGCAGAACTGCAGAGAATGCCAATAATATTTACTTACAGTGCTACTACTAATGCCTAAGTGATGATGTACTTACATGTTGATCTCTTTGAAAAGTCAAATCATGAAAAAAGAACTTGTACACATACAAGAGAATTGCAACACACGATACATCAGGCAACCATCACTTTATGAGGAAGAAACACGCTTTTCAGCTCAGTGATCAACTTCCATTTCTTTGCTCGGCTCTCTTTTATGCAGGAACTCCACTTAGTTCGAGATAAACTTTCTATCGAGCAAACTAGGGCTTCCCAACTCGAGGTAACTTGGAAGGATCTGAGCTCATGCTCTGGCACTTTGATTATTTATCATCTCAAACCTTATGCCATGCTATGAATGGTTTTAGCGAACTTAGTTTCCTTTTGGAATATATCTTTTCCTGAACAAAGTTGTTTTATACTCCCTCTGATCCATATTTGGTTTTCTAGGTACATAATTTTTGCTATGCACCTAGATATgcactatgtctagatacatatgtatctagaaaagccaaaatgacttacaatttggaatggagagtAGAAATTTAGAAAAGGGAATATGTTCAGAGCAGGGATAGATTAAATTTGAGACCAAGTCCAATAACAGCATATATAATCTCTAATAAACAAACTCATTTTTCGCTGGTAATCATTGTGTTGTGGTCTTTGGCTCTTTGCCACCTTGCTTATATTGCCAGTATACCATTCTAAAAAAGTAGTAACCATTATGCCGCAATGGTTTTCTACaaaaagaaattaaaatttgGCTAATTTCAACACATTAGTGAAGTAACTTGCACAATACATTGTGGTGAGTACTGGTTATCAGTTAGCACCCCTTTAACACTGAAGTGTacttatacaaaacaaactctggaTGGTGCAGTTTATTTATGTTGCCTTTCATTTGCTGGTACTTGATTTTGAACTGCCTTTAAAGAAAACTTTTGGCTAATTGAAACAAATTAACCAAGTGACTTGCACAATTGTGGTGAGTACAGCTTATCAGTTAGCACcccatccccccccccccccccccccccccccccccctaactCTGAATGGTTCAGTTTATACGTGTTGTCTTTCATATGCTGGTACTCGATATTAAAATAACAATAACATCGCTCCCCCACTGCCCAATGGACAGAATGAAGTTTCAGAGATTCAACAACGACTACAGAAGATGGATATCCTAGAAAAGGAGTTTGAATCACTTCGCAGTGAACTGGACAGTACTGTATCCGAAGAAGCAGCTTCAAGTGGCAACCAGCTGCACCGCAGTCGCAGTCGGGGCTTCTGGAGGTGGAATGGGTGAATGAACGCCTCAAGGCTCAAGTAGGAGTATTGAAGAGAATACACTTCCAAAGAGTTGCCATTCTTTTAAATTGTCTTTCACAAAATTTTGAAGGAACATGATATATGAATTCAGGATGATACTAGTTCGGAAGCATATACAGGATCTAAACAAACTGCACCTCCATCAACTGTGAAAAGCATCTTATATAAAGTAAAATGAATGTCACGAGTTCCCGCATTTCCTGTGTTAGAACAATTTCTTATCTGATAATGGCATCGACCATGATCACCATAGCCGATTTTTTTTCCCCTTAAAAATCCATGATTGAGAAAGCGACGAGATACACATGCTGGTTCACAAATGAATGCCAGAAATAGCCCATCGTGTCATTTAGGAGGAGAAAATAGTTCTTTTAAAGTGGCAGTAGCTCTGCCTTAGAATTAAGAGAGAAAAAGAGTTCAAAAATAGAGGGAGCTGGAGTTTAAAAATAGAGATAGGAGCCAAAACACGTATGTAGTGTTTGGTTTAAAGAATCAATCCATTCTAAATGAGATGATACATCATAACAAAATCCCTCAAATTTAGTAGAATAACTACAATCTCATAGTAGTACTAATTATTAGCTTATGAGAAATAAGATAGTGTTGCATCAACTCATTTCATTTCACAAACCAAACAAATAAAATTGAGTAGGAGTAATAGACTACCTTGTTCCATGAACTAAACATCCCCTTAGACGCAGCCCCGAAATGGTGCTGACAGGGCGCCAAAGCCCAGTCGCTCACATACAAGCAGCAAAGAAACTAACTACAACGAATGAAAAGCCCTTTTCTGTTGAAAAATGTCTTCTTTTACCCTCAGCGCCAAATGTTGAAACAGGTTACTTTCTCTTTATATTTTTGTTCAAGTTTTCATGTTCAATTCAAACACAGTGGTTTTCGACTTAAACAAAAATAACATCTGTTTTTATACCTAAAAAATGAGGTATTCGCTATTACAATGACAAAAATATCTGAATTGATACCATATATCATGTATGAGTCTACAAAATCTACCACAGCCACCACATCACCACATGGGATGTTTGGCTAGGTTAGCATAAATCCAGAAGTGAAACACAGGAGATACATTATGGTGATACCATAATTCTAAAGACCCTTAATTCTCCATGATAACAAAAATGTATGTTCCACGTTGTCGCCATGATGCTCAGCCAAACATGTTCGGAAGCGGCCTCACTGCCATGAATGCATCAACCATCTGCGCAAAACAGAATTGTTAAAGCGTCGCAGGAAATTCATACAAACTCATATAAGACCCACTATAGTTCCATTCAGTCTGGGTGTAAGTGAGAATTGCATATCTATATGCAAGCAATGCCTTGCATGTGCATGTGTGCGTGCAAGATAAACAGACTGTTAATCTCGCTTGGAAACAAGGTGAAAGAATCCAATCATGCAGGGTCATACATTTGGTAATGAAAAATGGCACATAGCTCTCATATATTGATAAAAAAGAAACCAATATGCAAGACAGCAGATCGAATCATATACCTCTTCGGTCACTTGAGCTCTAGCTCTTTGATGCCTAGCAACAATCTCAGATAGAACTGCAATAAGTCGTTGCTTCACTTCACCCGTCAACATCCTTCCCTCCTTGTACTCCTGGTGTTTGTGTTTGAAAATGTAAGCACAACTTAAGTAATTTCACAATTATGAATTATGTCTATGAAAAATAAATCTGTAGTAATACCTTCTTTATGTGTGCAAGCTCGTCATCATCTTCAAGGAAGAAGTTCAGGTATTTGATTGGGACATCCACCTTCATCGCAACAAAAATCCAGTCATTCACAAACTAGCTATGTGTTACTTTTCTTTTCTTGAACACACAGGAGAGCTGTGTATCATTGTATTAAGAAGAAGAAAGGAGTCTAACAAGAAATATAGAGTCTAAGAAGAAATATATCACCACCTTAGCATGTTTAGCACTGAAGTATGACATGAAAGACTTCAAGAAACAGAAGACATTTAGAGCTATATGAACTTTAGAACTGGAAGCTTCCAGTGATATATTTATTCATATTAAAAATCTAACTTTTGAGTTCAAAGCTAAAGGTCAGATGCATAATGCAGGCAAACTATTTGGAATACAATATCCTCAAGACCTAAGTATAAAAGGGGAAAAGGGGGGCTTACATCAAGGTTAGCTCCAAGTTTTCTATGCAGCTCTATTGAGTCCTGGCCACCTGAGAAGGCATATTTATTCACCTGGAACATTGGAAACAAATTATAAGAGAGATGCAGGAGATCAGCTAATTCTTGGTACAGTTTAataaccattttcaccataactTAACTGGGACAACTAAAACGGGTAGTCAGGTAAAAAAAATTCCACATAAAAACAATCTTCAGAACAGGGCAGACCTTTGTCTTTATTTCTTTAGCACTATCTGTCACATATATCGCCGAATTTGCGTCACTGGCTGACATTTTTGTGTTCTCCCCCTGTGGAAAAGAAAGAACACACATAACAATGCCCTTGAAATCATAATCGTATATCATATATAAAGGTAAAGACATCACGAGCAACTTAAAACTTTAAATTAACTAGAAACAGTCAAGGTCAACAAACCTGAAGAGCAGGGAAAAATCTAGATTCAATCAGTGATGGTTTCTgataaccaattctaggagcaacaTCACGAGTCATCCTGAAATAGGGATCCtgcagaaaaaaataaaactctactctcaaaatttgaagggaaagacacAAAGATGTACCAAAATGTATTGGTATGTGTCAAACTTTAAAACAAAAGACAAACATATGTCACATTTTCGGCATCTTTAAATTAACACTAAGATACATTTTATTGATAATTGCGGGAATAATGATATTGGAGGCCACAATCAAATCTAGTGCTACAAATAACAAATGATAAAGGCACCAATTCAAACTGTCAAATTTACCCCTATTTTGCATAAGTGGGGCTTAGTTTCAAATTTAGGATGGAAATAACTAGGAATTTAAGAGGCAATAGTTCAGAAATTTACGCTAACAGAAATATTAGTATGCTAGCAAGTTGATATAGAACCACTTATGCTAGTAAAGACCATACCAAAGATGTTTGTACCTGATCAATTGCACATGGGATAAGGCACCGCAGTTGGTCCTTGCCAGCGAAGAGGTGGGGAAATGAAGAAGGGAATGATGGGACTGCCTGCACTGGAGGAAAGCTAACCTTTCCTATGTGATCCTCAAGATTGAACCCAAATATTCCTATAGCCTATTGTTCAAGAGTAAAACATATTAGCCAACCGATGATGCTTAAATGTAAGCTTTGTAGTGTTTGAACATTTTTTTTTCCAATTGAACAGCTCTCACCTTATTCATAGTTACACATCTGGCAACTTGCATCATGTTTTCATAAAAAGCACTGCAAGACAGGGCCAGAGTGTTTATTAGTTTGCATATAACAAGCAAAGCCAAGATTTACAGCATGGTATTCATTTGCTTAGTGATGGACCAAAAAATTAGTCAAAAGTTAAAATATCAATCAGAATTAGGAAGAGTAATCTTACCCTCCAACATAAGAAAAATCAGAGAAAATGAATGTTCTTTCAATGTCAAAACCACATGCTATAATGTCTTTAGCATTTTCACGGGCAAGCCTTTTACTTTCCTGAACAGTCAAGTTTTTCCACAGGAACTTCTCATCGTCAGTCAGTTGTATAACTAGGGGCACCTTAAAAGCCTCCTGCAAGTATCTGAGGAAAGATTCTGATTAGTTAATGAAACATTATTTACAAAACCAGAACTAAGAAAGCGACGTGCGAGTTATCAAACAAAACTTGAGTGTTGTTTAGATTTCCTCAAAGTAAAATAAAAACCCCTTTTACTTCAAGGAACATGTTCATGAATATTCCTAAGGATCTTCAACTGTGGAGACTTGCATACATTCTGCCATATCCCATCTCCGACCATCAGTTGATTAGCCATGTGAAAAACAGTCTACCACAAGAAACACTTCAAATTGGAGAAGTCAATTTTGCAGCACATATCCTGCCTTATCCCGTCCCCGACCATCAGTTGATTAACCATGTGAACTAGCAGTCTACCACAAGGAACAGTTCAAATTGGAGAACTTAATTTGGTTATATTTGCAAATCAAGAATAGTTTCCATGTGTCATCATTAACATATCCAAACTGGGTTCTTGTATATAGTGAAAAAAGACCACTTGCTACTCCCTCGCAGACAcagtattgtctaattatgcaaCACATGGATAAATCAGAGCATAACTGAGGAGCTGTAGCCCAAATTTCAGGGTACCGAGACACAATGCTTACTTTGTGAACATGAAGGGGATGAGGTGACCGAGGTGCAGGGCCTCCGACGATGGTCCCCTCCCCGTGTAGAGGTAGAACTTCTCCCCCTTCTCATACAAATCCAGTAGCTCGTTCAAATCACTATAACAATACAAAAATTCATCAGCACCTCCTCCTCCGGGTATAAAAAAAATACCTTTTCTTTTCATTTCCTTTGGGGTGCAGGTGGCTCGGTACCGGTGGGCGAAGAAGAGGCCTCGGCGGAGGAAGCAGTGCGGCGGTCGGCCGGTGAGGCGCGCGATGCGGTCGACGAGCGCGTCGTCGATCCGCTGGCACCCAAACTGGTCCACGAGCTTGTCGTAGTCGATGCCGCCCTTCCCCGCCGACACCTCCCACGGATTCAccacctgctcctcctcctcctccttcttctctTTCCTCTCCGCGCCCACCCCttgctccgccgccgccgccatggccgaccgcGCGCAGATCTCTCTCCCTTGCTCCCTCTCCGGCGGCGCGAGGGGATTAGACGAGAGCTAAACCTCGTGCGTGCTCGCGTTCGCTGCCGTGTGGAGCCCACAGGAAAGCGAGAGGCGATGGCGCCCGCGGGTCGCGGGTCTCGGGTCTCGGGTTTTTTATATATGGTACAAAAACCCGCCCGGAaccgactccgactccgactccAACTACCCCTATCCCCACCGCGAACCGCCGGAGGAATCTCTGGCGATGGCGCCGCCACCCGCTACGGTTGCCGCCGTCCGCCACCACAGCCCGCACCTGCtcctccgccgcggcggcgggggtCTCCTCCCACCACCTCCGGCCCCCGCCACGCTCCCCTTCGCCACGCGGGGTGTGGCCTCCGCGCCGGCGCGCCTGCGCCTGCCGCCGCCACGGTTCTCGCTCTCCCCTGTCCCGAAGAGCctctccgcctcctcctcctctcacgTCCCCGTGCGCTCCCTCTTCACCGGCATCGTCGAGGAGGTTGGCCGCGTGCGCCGCCTGGGCCCGCCGCTCGCGCCGTCgtctggcggcggcggtggcgaggCTCCCGGGCTTGACCTGGAGGTCGAGACCAGGGACCTCCTCACCGGGACGCAGCTCGGCGACAGCGTGGCGGTGGACGGCACCTGCCTCACCGTGGCGGCGATCGACCCGGCCGCGTCCACGCTCACCTTCGGCGTGGCGCCGGAGACGCTCCGCCGGACGTCCCTGGGCGGGCGGGCCCCCGGCGACGGCGTCAACCTCGAGCGCGCGCTCACGCCGTCGTCACGCATGGGGGGCCACTTCGTGCAGGGCCACGTCGACGGGACCGGGGAGATCGCCGCGTTCCGGCCCGACGGGGACTCGCTCTGGGTCACCGTGCGCGCGCCGCCGGAGATCCTCCGCCTCCTCGTGCCCAAGGGCTTCGTCGCCGTCGATGGCACTAGCCTAACCGTTGTCAGCGTGGACGACGAGGGCGGGTGGTTTGACTTCATGCTCGTCAGGTACACGCAGGACAACATCGTGCTGCCCACCAAGAAGGTCGGAGACAAGGTGAATCTGGAGGCGGATATACTGGGGAAGTACGTCGAGAAGCTCCTCGCCGGGAGGGTTGAGGCCATGGCTAAGGTTGGCTCGTGATCGACCATTGCTGAGATGCTGGATTGCTCGTCATTCTATAGGTATTACAGAGCAAGGTTATTACGTTAATCAATAATAGCAGTTCAGTCCATTTTGTGCAATTGAGTTGTGGCCTTTTGAATTTGAGTCAAACAGTAATAAAGCATCAAGTTATCAAGGGAATGACTAGTCATTTCTTTTCCTCCGTTCAGATAAATGTACAATTATCCATATCCTATAATATGCAGCCAAATGTAGaagtttgttttctttttgatgAATATTAGCAAGGGGTGAACAAGAGCAGCATAGCGGCATCGAGAAACTAA from Sorghum bicolor cultivar BTx623 chromosome 8, Sorghum_bicolor_NCBIv3, whole genome shotgun sequence encodes:
- the LOC8067249 gene encoding acyl-CoA-binding domain-containing protein 4 isoform X1, whose translation is MAAAKGPVAVGSAIPSSIAPEEPKVVAPEEENGEMADIQDKEVSMEGLCSIGAYDQWTPLSVSGQLPKPRYKHGAAVVQQKMYVFGGNHNGRYLGDIQVLDFKTFSWSKLEAKSQAGPSESAGEVPFSACAGHSVIQWGNKILCLAGHTREPAESLSVKEFDPQTCTWSTLRTYGRSPSSRGGQSVTLVGETLVVFGGEGHGRSLLNDLHILDLESMTWDEFETTGTPPSPRSEHAAACFAERYLLIFGGGSHSTCFSDLHLLDTQTMEWSRPKQQGVTPEPRAGHAGVTIGEYWFITGGGNSRKGVSVTLVLNMSTYEWSVLTDLEAHAPPTSEGSSLVMYTINGENFLVSFGGYSGRYSNQAYALKASLKPSVPSQQIDEAESNGFAPLSVAENSSRKVIFEIEELKDVKPGNRADNSKTLGQVATDEQNQIEDRLNHERLQSLRLKQELADVENRNAELTEELHLVRDKLSIEQTRASQLENEVSEIQQRLQKMDILEKEFESLRSELDSTVSEEAASSGNQLHRSRSRGFWRWNG
- the LOC8067249 gene encoding acyl-CoA-binding domain-containing protein 5 isoform X2, which codes for MAAAKGPVAVGSAIPSSIAPEEPKVVAPEEENGEMADIQDKEVSMEGLCSIGAYDQWTPLSVSGQLPKPRYKHGAAVVQQKMYVFGGNHNGRYLGDIQVLDFKTFSWSKLEAKSQAGPSESAGEVPFSACAGHSVIQWGNKILCLAGHTREPAESLSVKEFDPQTCTWSTLRTYGRSPSSRGGQSVTLVGETLVVFGGEGHGRSLLNDLHILDLESMTWDEFETTGTPPSPRSEHAAACFAERYLLIFGGGSHSTCFSDLHLLDTQTMEWSRPKQQGVTPEPRAGHAGVTIGEYWFITGGGNSRKGVSVTLVLNMSTYEWSVLTDLEAHAPPTSEGSSLVMYTINGENFLVSFGGYSGRYSNQAYALKASLKPSVPSQQIDEAESNGFAPLSVAENSSRKVIFEIEELKDVKSLRLKQELADVENRNAELTEELHLVRDKLSIEQTRASQLENEVSEIQQRLQKMDILEKEFESLRSELDSTVSEEAASSGNQLHRSRSRGFWRWNG
- the LOC8067249 gene encoding acyl-CoA-binding domain-containing protein 4 isoform X3, with the protein product MISGRRSLFLASSRNHAISMELRWFSRRCMSLVEITMAVTLATFRFWTSKRFHGQSWKLNHKQDHQNQPEKFHFLHVLVIQCVFAYGFNIFQIQWGNKILCLAGHTREPAESLSVKEFDPQTCTWSTLRTYGRSPSSRGGQSVTLVGETLVVFGGEGHGRSLLNDLHILDLESMTWDEFETTGTPPSPRSEHAAACFAERYLLIFGGGSHSTCFSDLHLLDTQTMEWSRPKQQGVTPEPRAGHAGVTIGEYWFITGGGNSRKGVSVTLVLNMSTYEWSVLTDLEAHAPPTSEGSSLVMYTINGENFLVSFGGYSGRYSNQAYALKASLKPSVPSQQIDEAESNGFAPLSVAENSSRKVIFEIEELKDVKPGNRADNSKTLGQVATDEQNQIEDRLNHERLQSLRLKQELADVENRNAELTEELHLVRDKLSIEQTRASQLENEVSEIQQRLQKMDILEKEFESLRSELDSTVSEEAASSGNQLHRSRSRGFWRWNG
- the LOC8066308 gene encoding tryptophan--tRNA ligase, cytoplasmic; the encoded protein is MAAAAEQGVGAERKEKKEEEEEQVVNPWEVSAGKGGIDYDKLVDQFGCQRIDDALVDRIARLTGRPPHCFLRRGLFFAHRDLNELLDLYEKGEKFYLYTGRGPSSEALHLGHLIPFMFTKYLQEAFKVPLVIQLTDDEKFLWKNLTVQESKRLARENAKDIIACGFDIERTFIFSDFSYVGGAFYENMMQVARCVTMNKAIGIFGFNLEDHIGKVSFPPVQAVPSFPSSFPHLFAGKDQLRCLIPCAIDQDPYFRMTRDVAPRIGYQKPSLIESRFFPALQGENTKMSASDANSAIYVTDSAKEIKTKVNKYAFSGGQDSIELHRKLGANLDVDVPIKYLNFFLEDDDELAHIKKEYKEGRMLTGEVKQRLIAVLSEIVARHQRARAQVTEEMVDAFMAVRPLPNMFG
- the LOC110429643 gene encoding riboflavin synthase — encoded protein: MAPPPATVAAVRHHSPHLLLRRGGGGLLPPPPAPATLPFATRGVASAPARLRLPPPRFSLSPVPKSLSASSSSHVPVRSLFTGIVEEVGRVRRLGPPLAPSSGGGGGEAPGLDLEVETRDLLTGTQLGDSVAVDGTCLTVAAIDPAASTLTFGVAPETLRRTSLGGRAPGDGVNLERALTPSSRMGGHFVQGHVDGTGEIAAFRPDGDSLWVTVRAPPEILRLLVPKGFVAVDGTSLTVVSVDDEGGWFDFMLVRYTQDNIVLPTKKVGDKVNLEADILGKYVEKLLAGRVEAMAKVGS